The Coffea arabica cultivar ET-39 chromosome 10e, Coffea Arabica ET-39 HiFi, whole genome shotgun sequence region AAAACGAAGCTCGAAACAAAGGATAATCAGGAACATCAGTATCACAACCCTTTCAAATCCATATCTGCAATGCTTCAACACAAACCCCAAAGCCATAAAAATCCAATCTTTGGGCCCATCAGGAAATCACAGAAGAAGAAACCGCAGATGGcatccattttatttttttgtatgaaGGAGAGGAAGCACGAAAGCTAACAAGTTTTATAAAATACACTAGTTCTAAACATAGCCACTGGAGTCATAACTTATTCACCCGATCATGCCCAGCATACAATCATTAAGATCTGGGGTTTCTAACTCACAAACAAAGGACAAGATTCGGTAatttaaaggaaagaaaacgcAACTTACAGTGATGGTGCTTCCTCTCGGTGAAAGTGATGACGATCAGGAGGATTAGCAACTCCGATGACTCTTTTGCTGACTCTTCTTCCTTGGTCGACGCTGTAATCGTTCGGTTTCTCTCCCGTTTCCTCAATTTGTTTCTCTCTTTTGCTACTgttttcactcttttcttcagcCCTCCCTCCCAAAACCTTTTccaactcctttttctttttacccTAGCCGTCTGTTTTTCCTTAAACCCCAGCCGTCCTCCCATTTTCTGAACCCTTAGCTTTGCTTTTATATCCCATCCAAACCCCTTAAACCTCATCTCAATGGCTCTAAACAACCTCAGCTCCCTCCCTTATTGTTAGCCATTGATTATGGCTTTTAATGGGAGCACTTACATGGATCTCGCTGGCCTGTACTTACCTCATCTAACGGCACCAGAAAAAAACAGTGACGAAAATAGAAGAAAGGCAAGAAAACGCAGAagttgtctttttttttaatcacttaattaaataacactaatacaaaataacaatttaaacaaacttaaataaaatgtacaaaaactagtaacaaaagataaaacaaaaactaagatttttCTTGTgcttgattgatgatttttttccttttttttccgattaataaacaataaaaagaaatgaaacttattttcatgaataattttctcttttaccaaattttatgctaaaaagtcttgtaataaaaataaacagctaAAGGGGCAAAAcgaatacaaaaataaaaaataaaaactaaaaataaaataatagatcaTAATACTAATCTGAAAACGCTatacaaatgctaaaaaaagaaaatctaaaccaaaatcatgaagttaacaaataaaatagatgagaattatcactaaaagcaaaaataaaaatagaataaaaattatttaaaatttggtgtctacaagtaCAATGCAGGGAGGAGGGCCGCACCTTACCTCTGAAATGAGAAgcgaaaattaaaaaaattctgCATATCCAGTGCCAGTAACCCTTTAGTGCGACACGGTAATTGAGAAGCCCTAGTATAAAGCTCGAAGGACCCACATGCAGTATCGTAGGAAGCCAGTGAATCAGTCACAGCATTCCCCTCCCTGTAGCAATGCTTGAACTGATAATACTCTGGCATAACATACCGAATGGCATGCACGACAGGACAAATGACCACTGGACCTGCCCCTCCCCCCCGTAAACAATTGATCAAGATAAGGCAATCAGATTCAACAATTAAGTGCAATATCCCCCTTTACCGCCCTAACTGAAGACCTAGAAGGAGCGCGCGCGCCTCCGCTTGCAGGGGACTTACCGGACCAAAGAAATCAGCAAAAGCAAGAATGAGCCTTCCACAGGAATCGCTAAACACTCTACCACCACCCCCACCTCGAAGAGTAGAGCAACCATCCGTATTCAACTTAAAGAAACCGTTCGACGGACACACCCATCGCACCAGAGTGGAAACTAAGGACCTCCGAACCCCAGACAGCGAGTCCAGAATTTTCGCCCATTGAAGTGGTAACCTTGCCATGGCCGAAAAGTACACCTGGACCAATAACGCAGCTCATTAATGATCCATCCCCGAACCTAACCAACGGATATACTTCGTCCCTCAAATCGAGTCGTGTTTCTAGCCCGCCATAAAAACCAGACAATAAGCAATGGTAGCATGCGGGATAACCACCGCAATGCCCTCCCTTTGTCAGGGAGCAACCACCATTTGTAGCATCATGACCTAACAGAAGCAACTGAAGGAGTTGCAAAGCCTAACGACTGCCCAAAAAGCCCTCAAACCTCATTTGCCAGTGCCCCAGTAGCAAACACATGTTGCAGCGTTTCCAACTGAGGCGGCAAACAGCAGTGGCACTTAGAGGGGCCATAACCTGAAACTTTTCTAACACATCATCCACCGGCAGCTGCTCGTGCAACAATCTCCACATAAGAAAGGATAATTTTGGCGGAATTAGAGAATGCCAGATAGAAGCAAATGCCCAAGACTGAACCCCAGAGGATCGAACTACCTGATATGCCGATTTTGTAGAAAAATCCCCCGAAGGTTCTAAGGTCCAAACTAGACTATCCGGAACCttaccaaaacaaaagaaagaatctGCAGCCGCCTCTGCGACCTCCGAGGGGAAGGTAGCCAAGGTTAAATGATCCCATTGGCCCTCAcgcaaaaaattttgaacccgaGCGTTTGACGCTAAATCTGGAAACCTCCATGCCAACGGACCTAGCCCACTCCAATTATCCTACCAGAAGGCAACATCCCCCCTAGACAAATCCCATTTTAGCCATATCTCCATGGAAGATCGAACCCCAAACATTCGTTTACAACTCGGGGAAAACTTAGGAAAAATAGAGACCTGATTCGGATGTAACTCACCAACATACCTAGACCTCATGAACTGGGCCCAGAGCGAATGCCCACATCTAAACAACCATCATAGCTTacaggaaaatgcttcaataatGGCCTGTAATGAACGAAAACCTACTCCCCCCTCCTCCACGGGACGACATAATTTCTTCCATGCTGACCAGTGTCGCTTAAACCCAAACTCTGattcccccaaaaaaaaaccatgCAAACATCCGCTCTAGCTCAGCAATTACCCCTTGTGGAGGCACCAATACGGCCAGAATGTGAGTCGGAATTGAAGATAGCATATGCTTAATGAGTAGAGCACGAGCACTCATTGATAGCCATCGACCTCGCCAAGAATTCAAATACTGTGATACTTTATCCAATAAACCATTGAAGAAGGATCTCACCCTTCTCCCAGCATACAAGGGGCAACCCAAGTAAGTGACCAGCAGCTCTTTAAAAGAAAACTCCGTTGTCCGCGCAATCACCCAACGCCGTACAAGCGATACCTTCTTGTCCACCAAGAAGCAGCTCTTAGAAACGTTCACCAACTGCCCTGAGATCCTTTGATATTTGCCCAATACCGCCAACTGCCCTTTGTATTTGAAAGAAGGTTTGTCTTTCTTATGCATCAAAGTTGACTGACAATTTAATCAGTTTC contains the following coding sequences:
- the LOC140015245 gene encoding uncharacterized protein codes for the protein MHKKDKPSFKYKGQLAVLGKYQRISGQLVNVSKSCFLVDKKVSLVRRWVIARTTEFSFKELLVTYLGCPLYAGRRVRSFFNGLLDKVSQYLNSWRGRWLSMSARALLIKHMLSSIPTHILAVLVPPQGVIAELERICGHSLWAQFMRSRYVGELHPNQDNWSGLGPLAWRFPDLASNARVQNFLREGQWDHLTLATFPSEVAEAAADSFFCFGKVPDSLVWTLEPSGDFSTKSAYQVVRSSGVQSWAFASIWHSLIPPKLSFLMWRLLHEQLPVDDVLEKFQVMAPLSATAVCRLSWKRCNMCLLLGHWQMRFEGFLGSR